A window of the Oncorhynchus keta strain PuntledgeMale-10-30-2019 chromosome 21, Oket_V2, whole genome shotgun sequence genome harbors these coding sequences:
- the LOC118400525 gene encoding protein bassoon-like isoform X4, giving the protein MLLKQTHRVGQNKEWLCLNCQTQRALSGALGDAPLPVPQPMGSPRHSAPANQQQPQQRGPNQQAGLWPTDPQQQQKPLGAQVSGPPFSPAKQSKGPAQPSPAKVQPFPGKSAHSPAKGAPSPTKTASTPAKGTPSPAKKIGPNAQSKGTAQPSPAKGALSSAKTAYTPNKCTPSPAKQTGLTAQSKGSAQLSPVKFATTPTKGAPSPSKSAPTQLKPNKQAGKQQQGQDKTKVVPKAHKENEAKASLKKGAPEAITTSHDEKKKPVEDSQKSKHHDDSNKSSTQSLSDTGYSSDGISGSVGEITGHIREDPGLKLSERSLSSPSEITKLESSMRPLLESRSKTATDQGGENNSDREVSDDLSSKLRHDYVEDSSETGLSPLPPRQKKSHKEMTDEEFMRRKIMEMSADEDEMEEEEGYGYQKTKNKKDLGKEKRRSLTHHSSSFEEDTKGVDDEDDEGMMASQGGLRRFKTIELNNSEHDLREPELEMESLTGSPEERSRGEYSSTLPATTPSYTSGTSPTSLSSMEDDSDSSPSRRQRLEEAKQQRKARHRSHGPLLPTIEDSSEEDELREEEELLREQEKMRDLDLQRIRSTARKTKRDKEELRAQRRRERSKTPPSNLSPIEDASPTEELRQAAEMEELHRSSCSEYSPSMDSEAESFEMMSSKLYKSGSHQNLPTFMSLYSPTEKHTATSPLDKTLKSAEEVYEEMMRKAEMLQQRQPGRPGQQQGSPQRQPAGAPQPSSKQHLGTGAPLTPGSSPTQISAPVSFSPNDPRGAGKGVPPGISVTQHLSKETQDRMRTQTAKIGGVIPPVAGRPGPQGPAQGAPPPDSGAPSIASSLFSYFKGPSPPVSPSPSPSQSPTHSLSLRPTGPGVSPQDSQPGAGGATSPVPPQQHGAQMPRRTASPCLARQQSSSDSPVMGITLGSKTTTSPARPLTVNSSTSPLSSPTQAIRQPMYQQYIPSTSSPTSPQMHLSQQSPHHDLQRPQNAERVNIGISMTMTTTATTYSRGSISMENISLCRISNVPGTSRVVEQGQMQMRPTRPASVVDLRAPMKAAPIIMTDQGMDLTSLATDTRRYSLDAEQPHNHHKSVQPLNAAMNLNAQKQPHVSASTPTTVSVTVAASMFISQPKGHPVIYGDPLQNRMDLGQGVGSAMCLTQTKPPITDPSIPKIDACLEDLGIQQQQLQMQQQKLLQQQQLLEQQLQQHQHSSFARYNLANQVQPLLLKKDLVVRQTSSGSDQPVVSVIPRVSPMPPQPASIVLPPSNNHHDYGQSGLALELKNKPTVMNLSTGKPHVMMVQLEDSNASQMTTVTQLVKEPPPPQVLDLTGGQIQKPENQVACCDVVYKLPFAGSCAGNLTQKNSTTESSQVTLPPPAPHYSVGQQKQQQQPQQQQPPPGNNGYQAESMQGAPEERKPMQGVPLYPIPLGGRLQPSMSDTNLSNTGLQYYQRTDPGDLAVDLSTMNQAYEGGYLGMGAQYGSYTDLSHQGDVAGPPLPLRRYGSMSNINQDYGYGQAVLPDANLAQYSATTAREISRMCAALNSMDQFGQRYSNPEMMQYGSGSGAGPAARLNLQQSLASIRANLLYGPDGRPTAHGHALTNLINARQASIRALYPSAMRGADGMTYSTINTPIASTLPITTQPPSVLQPMPQGIYRPYPAGVTAVPLASLTRLPHMTPKMPLSTQGHYGYPPPNQFPTTAGVPGSVPATSTSTQEAPVYLGKPSAAVSVHTAATLPLAQPISHMGGQITAMPIQSAVVPANQQTPQTQIQAHNVTTHPHTQTQMQVQMQQQIQSQIQQQIQSQIQQQMQSQMQQQIATQTQASFLTQTQSQPVTQPAPQALVQPHLQTIRQIASTAAASTTITTSVDPELEKVEERLRQQQEQMLQMERERVELEKLRQMRLHEELERDRMELQRHREKEQMLVQREIQELQTIKQHVLHQQQSERETQLVMQREQLSQQRMQLDQIQSLQQQLQQQLEEQKRQKTAVVEASAVAAAAAAASAAASAAATSTQGAIQGVVVGGITPQGAIQGVVVGGGGGGGGGTPQGFIICDQSGRVIQQDGQSVQFWQPHMEGQVVQAMVTPRPIPSSASEMSLKNSENQLGSRIMKKQNSMPRLRDGSEEELVRRIADSCVQTDDEEGEDRYMNRKGRRTRRIADCSVQTDDEDQAAWEQPVRRRRSRLSKHSDSSGEVKSDGTAKVSSSSIAIQTTNDSSCQTEADQLGRISPAIHITAAETNKVELLHYISAPERTHTGESLACQTEPEAQSQGVVAPQLSVPTTISPYSTSMQMVGSTPPPPQGVAKFERRKPDPLEINYQSQQQNESPSRQPPKSPQVLYSPVSPLSPHRMLETTFASQEKLNKAHVTPQQKAFTAESPQRHQSLPRPIKSVQRSMSDPKPLSPTSEDPAKNRFSPYHQQALSNSQMATLQQQQNSLMRKVKRTLPSPPPEESPLPIVTPAMSHMYSSSPGMQPQRVLPRPAQGVTKAGLLSELKAVEQESTKLRKQQQELEDEEKEIDAKLRYLELGIHQRKETLVKERERRELAYMRCMGDARDYMSDTELNNLRMVAATGTFDGNGLLTRPSTAPLSQFPNDLGPASQYPPTSSYMAYQYPQSQPTPTQQPTAAYQQIGFQSPQYPIASQPQPGTFLPHPPQGPGYQTQPSYPAHGGYGQTSYPTDLGMQQHGHQGFQPPNPSIPGQNLPYPGQSPYSGQGMSFLPQAEILTVHQRPHQTSLADLEQKLPTNYEVISNPAVSVATSAPDTGFGSVYASNTMPNAYGQYRPPEPGLTHGVDSPTSSYAADGLYTANLEQNIPRNYVMIDDISELTKENTGSSVDVLGHPVAGRYGENGPAHQTGYGNEPVDPYMSAGPTGYHQQGSVDPRTSTTIGGGGSSYYYDDYNKHPSTTRPGTQKHPSKNLAPAVVSSGKRSKHRKQGMEQKISKFSPIEEARDVESDLASYTMTTSTGGSCTVVSRSGVKKSGYDQRNYYGGHPGSREALEEEDRMYGSGRSRSTGYGMDKISSRDSSRSKSYEREAMERSQRGGGGRPGLRTHNSEEESPLSPVGKPVGVGRGGTGVPVDPHDVRNQYGSSHSLPDVQDHHMKDLPRSHVYKPDDPYLVDDQHAAVSDSEAYHLGQEETDWFEKPREARSNRSRHHGSAGHISTGRQQTGANVKHTYHDYDEPPEEQDLWPQDEYNNQPRHPSSTSSSRDHRGHQGSSGGSSGRHCSSRHSGEEPRTSSRSSRTHPKDQSARSEGRGSSSTQKRGGEEPRSSRDVYRDRDSRDYSSRDLASGHHREGTSGRGQKPPGSSSRRQEGVPSAGAKQGLGQQPQGGPGGQQQQPQGSPGGQQQQPQGGPGGQQQQPQGGPGGQQQQPQGGPGGQQQQPQGGPGGQQQQPLSGRHPGFQGPDGGQPSQQQQRTQQQQPPQQSQPSQTIAGGPQATPVTAGPGPIAGPGPAQQQAKPGQTPAQGRQPAGPTAGQPTTTAVTSATPASAIGVMKPAATIGGAAAAQPPKTATPPLTGIGSKATPPGGIGSRPGGIGIAVAGQPPAEGVNVLTNILGGAGGAAEQAGKLGDAISGLGKKFTSFW; this is encoded by the exons ATGTTACTCAAGCAGACTCACCGTGTTGGACAA AATAAAGAATGGCTCTGCCTGAACTGCCAGACCCAGAGAGCTTTGTCTGGGGCCCTGGGAGATGCTCCACTTCCTGTTCCTCAGCCAATGGGATCCCCACGGCACTCAGCTCCAGCTAATCAACAACAGCCTCAGCAGAGAGGGCCCAATCAGCAGGCAGGGCTATggcccactgatcctcaacagcAACAAAAACCACTGGGTGCCCAAGTAAGTGGCCCTCCTTTCTCCCCTGCCAAACAGAGCAAGGGGCCTGCCCAACCCTCCCCTGCCAAGGTACAACCCTTCCCAGGTAAGAGTGCACACTCCCCTGCCAAGGGTGCACCCTCCCCCACTAAAACAGCATCCACCCCTGCTAAGGGCACACCCTCCCCTGCCAAAAAGATAGGACCCAATGCCCAGAGTAAGGGTACTGCCCAGCCCTCCCCAGCCAAGGGTGCACTGTCCTCTGCTAAAACAGCATACACCCCTAACAAGTGCACACCCTCCCCTGCCAAACAGACAGGACTCACTGCCCAGAGCAAGGGTTCTGCCCAGCTCTCCCCTGTTAAATTTGCAACCACCCCTACTAAGGGTGCACCCTCTCCTAGTAAGAGTGCACCAACTCAACTTAAACCCAACAAGCAGGCCGGTAAACAGCAGCAGGGCCAGGATAAAACTAAAGTCGTCCCCAAAGCTCATAAGGAAAATGAAGCCAAAGCCTCGCTCAAGAAGGGAGCACCTGAAGCCATCACCACATCACACGATGAAAAGAAGAAACCCGTTGAAGATTCACAGAAGTCAAAACACCATGAC GATTCCAACAAGTCCAGCACGCAGAGCCTCAGTGACACGGGATACTCCTCAGATGGGATCTCCGGCTCCGTGGGCGAGATCACAGGCCATATCCGTGAGGATCCGGGGTTAAAGCTGAGTGAACGTAGCCTCTCCAGCCCCTCTGAGATCACTAAGTTAGAGAGCTCCATGCGGCCACTGCTAGAGTCCAGGTCCAAGACTGCTACAGACCAGGGCGGGGAGAACAACTCTGACAGGGAGGTGTCGGACGATCTCAGCTCCAAGCTGCGCCACGACTATGTGGAGGACAGCAGCGAGACTGGTCTGTCCCCCTTACCGCCCAGGCAGAAGAAGTCCCATAAAGAAATGACAGATGAGGAGTTCATGAGGAGGAAGATCATGGAAATGAGCGCTGACGAGGacgagatggaggaggaggaagggtacGGCTACCAGAAAACGAAAAACAAAAAGGATTTGGGGAAGGAGAAACGACGCAGCCTCACCCACCATTCCAGTAGTTTTGAGGAGGACACCAAGGGGGTAGATGACGAAGACGATGAAGGTATGATGGCTTCCCAAGGAGGCCTGCGGCGGTTTAAGACCATTGAGCTGAACAACTCAGAGCATGACCTCAGAGAGCCAGAGCTGGAGATGGAGAGTCTGACTGGATCACCAGAGGAGCGGTCGAGGGGGGAGTATTCATCCACCCTTCCTGCCACAACTCCCAGTTATACATCTGGCACGTCCCCTACCTCCTTGTCCTCCATGGAGGATGACAGTGACAGCAGCCCCAGCCGCAGGCAGAGACTGGAGGAAGCCAAGCAGCAAAGGAAGGCTCGCCACCGCTCCCACGGCCCACTCCTGCCCACCATCGAGGACTCATCCGAGGAAGATGAgctgagagaagaagaggagcttctgagagagcaggagaagatgAGAGATCTGGACCTGCAGAGGATCCGCAGTACAGCCAGGAAAACcaagagggacaaagaggagcTAAGGGCccagagacgtagagagagatcCAAGACTCCCCCCAGCAACCTCTCGCCCATCGAGGATGCCTCCCCGACAGAGGAGTTGAGACAGGCAGCGGAGATGGAGGAGCTCCACAGATCCTCCTGCTCAGAGTATTCCCCTTCCATGGACTCAGAGGCAGAGAGCTTTGAAATGATGAGCTCCAAGCTTTACAAGTCAGGAAGCCACCAAAACCTACCCACCTTCATGTCTCTCTACTCCCCCACTGAAAAACATACTGCCACTTCACCGTTGGACAAGACACTGAAAAGTGCAGAGGAGGTGTATGAAGAAATGATGAGGAAAGCAGAGATGCTGCAGCAGAGACAGCCAGGAAGGCCAGGCCAACAACAAGGAAGTCCGCAAAGGCAACCGGCTGGAGCACCTCAGCCTAGCAGCAAACAACATCTAGGCACTGGAGCACCTTTAACCCCTGGCTCCAGCCCCACACAAATCTCTGCACCTGTTTCCTTCTCCCCAAACGACCCACGTGGGGCTGGAAAAGGGGTCCCACCAGGAATCAGTGTGACACAGCATCTATCGAAAGAAACCCAAGACCGGATGAGGACGCAGACTGCCAAAATAGGGGGTGTTATCCCCCCAGTGGCTGGAAGACCAGGTCCTCAGGGACCAGCACAGGGGGCGCCTCCTCCTGACTCTGGAGCGCCCTCCATCgcatcctccctcttctcctattTCAAAGGCCCCAGTCCTCCTgtttccccttccccctctccctcacagAGTCCCACTCATTCCCTGTCCCTACGACCTACAGGGCCTGGTGTGTCCCCACAAGATTCTCAGCCTGGCGCTGGTGGCGCAACCTCTCCAGTACCACCGCAACAACATGGAGCCCAGATGCCTCGAAGAACAGCATCACCATGCCTTGCAAGACAACAGTCCTCCTCCGACTCACCAGTAATGGGGATAACGCTGGGCTCTAAGACCACCACCAGTCCTGCCAGGCCTCTGACTGTAAACTCCTCCACTTCTCCCCTGTCCTCGCCAACACAGGCTATCCGTCAACCCATGTATCAGCAATATATTCCTTCAACAAGCTCTCCAACGTCCCCACAAATGCATCTATCGCAACAATCCCCTCACCATGATTTACAGAGGCCCCAAAATGCAGAGAGGGTTAATATTGGTATAAGCATGACAATGACAACCACAGCTACCACATACAGTCGTGGGTCAATATCAATGGAAAATATCTCCCTATGTAGGATCTCCAATGTCCCAGGTACCTCTAGGGTCGTAGAGCAGGGCCAAATGCAAATGCGTCCGACTAGACCTGCATCAGTAGTGGACCTGAGAGCACCCATGAAGGCTGCCCCAAtcatcatgacagaccagggcatGGATCTAACATCTCTGGCAACTGATACAAGAAGGTATTCCCTCGATGCTGAACAACCCCACAACCATCACAAATCGGTGCAGCCACTGAATGCTGCCATGAACCTGAATGCACAAAAGCAGCCGCATGTTTCGGCATCCACTCCAACAACAGTCAGCGTCACCGTGGCAGCCTCCATGTTTATATCTCAGCCGAAGGGGCATCCAGTGATTTACGGAGATCCGCTGCAGAACCGTATGGACCTGGGGCAAGGCGTTGGATCAGCAATGTGTCTTACACAAACTAAGCCACCCATTACTGACCCATCCATTCCTAAGATTGATGCGTGTCTGGAGGATCTGGGCATCCAGCAGCAGCAGCTCCAGATGCAGCAGCAGAAGCTCCTACAGCAACAACAGCTCCTCGAGCAGCAGCTCCAGCAGCACCAGCATTCTTCCTTTGCTCGCTATAACCTAGCGAATCAGGTCCAGCCGCTGTTGCTGAAGAAAGACCTGGTGGTTCGCCAGACGAGCAGTGGCAGTGACCAGCCTGTGGTCAGTGTGATTCCTAGAGTATCTCCCATGCCGCCCCAGCCAGCGTCTATAGTTCTACCTCCCTCTAACAATCATCATGACTATGGTCAGAGTGGGCTTGCCTTGGAGTTGAAGAACAAGCCCACAGTTATGAACCTGTCTACAGGAAAGCCCCATGTCATGATGGTCCAACTGGAAGATAGCAATGCGTCTCAGATGACCACTGTGACTCAGCTGGTCAAAGAGCCTCCTCCTCCCCAGGTCCTGGATCTCACTGGTGGACAGATACAGAAACCAGAGAACCAAGTGGCTTGTTGTGACGTTGTTTACAAGCTACCCTTTGCTGGTAGCTGTGCAGGTAACTTAACTCAGAAAAATTCTACCACTGAATCTTCCCAAGTCACTCTTCCACCCCCTGCCCCACACTACAGTGTAGGCCagcagaaacaacaacaacagccacaacaacaacaaccaccacctgGTAATAATGGCTACCAGGCAGAAAGCATGCAAGGAGCACCAGAGGAGCGTAAACCGATGCAGGGAGTCcctctataccctataccccTTGGAGGCAGGCTTCAACCTTCCATGTCTGACACCAACCTGTCTAATACAGGTCTTCAGTACTATCAGAGGACTGACCCTGGGGACCTGGCAGTGGATCTGAGCACCATGAATCAGGCCTACGAAGGAGGATATCTTGGCATGGGTGCACAATATGGATCCTACACAGACTTAAGTCATCAAGGAGATGTTGCAGGTCCTCCCTTGCCCCTGCGAAGGTACGGCTCCATGTCCAACATCAACCAAGACTATGGCTATGGTCAGGCAGTTTTACCGGATGCCAACCTGGCACAGTATAGTGCCACCACTGCCAGGGAGATCAGCCGAATGTGTGCAGCTCTGAACTCTATGGACCAGTTCGGTCAACGGTACAGCAACCCTGAGATGATGCAGTATGGTTCTGGAAGTGGAGCAGGGCCTGCAGCCAGGCTCAACCTACAGCAAAGCTTAGCATCAATCCGAGCCAACCTACTCTATGGCCCTGATGGGAGGCCCACTGCACACGGCCACGCCCTAACCAATCTGATCAATGCCAGACAAGCAAGCATACGGGCCTTATATCCATCTGCAATGAGAGGAGCTGACGGTATGACATATTCCACCATCAACACCCCAATAGCCTCTACCTTGCCAATAACCACCCAGCCCCCCTCTGTTCTGCAACCTATGCCACAAGGAATATACCGACCTTACCCTGCAGGCGTGACCGCTGTACCACTGGCGAGCCTCACCAGGTTGCCTCATATGACCCCAAAGATGCCTCTGTCCACACAGGGACATTACGGTTACCCTCCTCCCAACCAGTTCCCTACAACGGCTGGTGTTCCTGGAAGTGTACCTGCCACGAGCACCTCCACCCAAGAAGCTCCTGTCTACCTTGGGAAGCCTTCTGCAGCCGTCTCTGTGCACACGGCTGCAACCTTACCACTGGCCCAGCCAATTTCTCATATGGGTGGACAAATTACTGCAATGCCAATTCAGTCTGCAGTAGTCCCTGCAAACCAACAGACCCCCCAAACTCAAATCCAAGCACACAATGTTACGACACACCCTCATACTCAAACTCAAATGCAAGTCCAAATGCAGCAACAAATACAGTCCCAAATACAGCAACAAATACAGTCCCAAATACAGCAACAAATGCAATCTCAAATGCAACAACAAATAGCAACTCAAACTCAAGCTTCATTTCTGACTCAAACCCAGTCCCAGCCTGTAACTCAGCCTGCTCCACAGGCTCTAGTGCAGCCCCATCTGCAGACCATTCGCCAGATTGCTTCTACTGCAGCAGCcagcaccaccatcaccactTCGGTCGATCCAGAGCTGGAGAAGGTAGAGGAGCGTTTGAGACAGCAACAGGAGCAGATGCTGCAGATGGAGCGAGAGCGCGTGGAGCTGGAGAAACTTCGGCAGATGCGCCTGCATGAGGAACTAGAGCGAGACCGCATGGAGCTCCAGAGGCACAGGGAGAAAGAACAAATGCTGGTGCAGCGCGAGATTCAGGAGCTGCAGACCATCAAACAGCATGTCCTGCATCAGCAACAATCAGAGAGGGAGACCCAGCTGGTCATGCAGAGGGAACAGCTATCCCAGCAGAGGATGCAACTGGACCAGATCCAGTCGCTACAGCAGCAGCTCCAGCAGCAGTTGGAGGAGCAGAAGAGGCAGAAGACTGCAGTGGTGGAGGCATCAGCTGTGGCCGCAGCAGCAGCTGCTGCATCTGCAGCAGCATCTGCTGCAGCCACTTCCACTCAAGGTGCCATACAAGGGGTAGTAGTCGGAGGAATAACCCCTCAAGGTGCCATACAAGGGGTAGTagtcggaggaggaggaggaggaggaggaggaactccTCAAGGTTTCATCATCTGtgaccagagtggtagggtgATTCAACAGGACGGCCAAAGTGTACAGTTCTGGCAACCTCACATGGAAGGGCAGGTGGTCCAAGCAATGGTGACCCCAAGGCCCATACCAAGCTCTGCCTCTGAGATGTCCTTGAAAAACAGTGAGAATCAGTTGGGGTCCAGGATCATGAAGAAGCAAAACTCTATGCCTCGTCTTAGGGATGGATCGGAGGAGGAGCTGGTGAGGAGGATTGCAGATAGCTGCGTGCAGACTGACGATGAAGAGGGTGAGGACAGGTACATGAACCGCAAGGGCAGGAGAACCAGGCGGATCGCCGACTGCAGCGTCCAGACAGACGACGAGGATCAGGCAGCTTGGGAGCAACCGGTTAGGCGCAGGAGATCACGCTTATCCAAACATTCAGACTCTAGCGGCGAGGTCAAATCCGATGGAACCGCCAAAGTGTCCTCCTCCAGCATAGCCATTCAGACCACCAACGACTCCTCATGCCAGACTGAGGCCGACCAGTTGGGCAGGATCTCACCTGCAATCCACATCACTGCGGCTGAGACAAATAAGGTGGAGCTGCTTCACTACATCTCTGCCCCAGAGAGAACCCATACGGGTGAGAGCTTGGCCTGTCAGACAGAACCGGAGGCCCAGTCTCAGGGGGTGGTGGCTCCTCAGCTCAGCGTCCCCACCACCATCAGCCCATattccacctctatgcagatggtGGGCTCCACCCCACCTCCTCCCCAAGGGGTGGCTAAGTTCGAAAGGAGGAAACCTGACCCTCTGGAAATCAACTACCAAAGCCAGCAGCAGAACGAGTCCCCGTCTCGCCAGCCTCCCAAGTCTCCCCAGGTGCTGTACTCCCCTGTGTCCCCGCTGTCGCCCCATCGGATGCTGGAAACCACCTTCGCCTCCCAGGAGAAGCTCAACAAGGCACATGTCACGCCCCAGCAGAAAGCTTTCACTGCAGAGTCTCCTCAGCGTCACCAGAGCCTCCCCAGACCTATCAAGAGTGTGCAGCGCTCCATGTCGGACCCCAAACCCCTCAGCCCCACTTCAGAAGACCCTGCCAAGAACAGGTTCTCCCCTTACCATCAGCAGGCCCTCTCCAACAGTCAG ATGGCCAccctgcagcagcagcagaactCTCTGATGAGAAAGGTGAAGAGGACCCTACCCAGCCCACCTCCAGAGGAGAGCCCTCTCCCTATCGTCACCCCAGCCATGTCCCACATGTACAGCAGCTCCCCGGGGATGCAGCCCCAGAGGGTGCTGCCCAGGCCTGCCCAGGGGGTCACCAAGGCCGGCCTGCTGAGCGAGCTGAAGGCCGTGGAGCAAGAGTCCACCAAGCTCCGCAAGCAGCAGCAGGAGCTagaggatgaggagaaggagatTGACGCCAAGCTGCGGTACCTGGAACTAGGCATCCATCAGCGCAAGGAGAccctggtgaaggagagggagaggagggagctgGCCTACATGCGCTGCATGGGCGACGCCCGCGACTACATGTCAGACACCGAGCTCAATAACTTGAGGATGGTGGCAGCCACGGGAACGTTCGACGGTAATGGTCTGCTGACGAGGCCCAGCACGGCGCCGCTGAGCCAGTTCCCCAACGACCTCGGCCCAGCCTCCCAGTACCCGCCCACCTCCTCCTACATGGCCTATCAGTACCCACAGAGCCAGCCCACGCCCACACAGCAGCCAACCGCTGCTTACCAACAGATCGGTTTCCAGTCCCCTCAATACCCTATAGCCTCCCAGCCCCAGCCAGGCACCTTCCTGCCCCATCCACCCCAAGGCCCAGGCTACCAGACTCAGCCAAGCTACCCAGCCCATGGGGGCTACGGCCAGACTTCCTACCCGACAGACCTGGGCATGCAGCAGCATGGCCACCAGGGTTTCCAGCCTCCCAACCCCTCTATCCCGGGCCAGAACCTCCCCTACCCAGGCCAGAGCCCATATTCTGGCCAGGGCATGTCCTTCCTGCCGCAGGCTGAGATCCTCACGGTCCACCAGAGGCCTCATCAGACCTCCTTGGCTGACCTGGAACAGAAGTTGCCCACCAACTATGAGGTGATCAGTAACCCTGCTGTGTCGGTGGCCACATCAGCTCCAGACACCGGCTTTGGCTCAGTCTATGCCTCCAACACCATGCCCAATGCCTATGGGCAGTACCGCCCCCCGGAGCCAGGCCTGACACACGGTGTGGATAGCCCCACGTCGTCCTACGCTGCAGACGGCCTCTACACCGCAAACCTGGAGCAGAACATCCCCAGGAACTATGTCATGATCGACGACATCAGCGAGCTGACCAAAGAGAACACAGGCTCGTCTGTTGATGTTCTGGGACATCCTGTTGCAGGACGCTATGGTGAGAATGGCCCTGCGCACCAAACTGGCTATGGCAATGAGCCTGTGGACCCGTACATGTCTGCAGGCCCCACAGGCTACCACCAGCAGGGCTCTGTGGACCCCCGGACCAGCACCACTATAGGTGGTGGGGGATCTTCTTATTACTATGACGACTATAATAAACACCCCAGCACAACACGCCCGGGGACCCAGAAACACCCATCCAAGAACCTGGCTCCCGCAGTTGTCTCCTCTGGTAAGCGCAGCAAGCACAGAAAGCAGGGCATGGAGCAGAAGATCTCCAAGTTCTCCCCCATCGAGGAGGCACGGGACGTGGAGTCCGACCTGGCCTCTTACACCATGACCACCTCCACCGGCGGCAGCTGCACTGTGGTGTCTCGGTCCGGGGTGAAGAAGAGCGGCTACGACCAGCGGAACTACTATGGTGGCCACCCGGGAAGCCGGGAAGCCCTGGAAGAAGAGGACCGGATGTACGGCTCGGGGAGGTCCCGGTCTACTGGCTATGGCATGGACAAGATCTCCTCCAGGGACTCCTCCAGGAGCAAGTCCTACGAGAGGGAAGCCATGGAGCGGTCTCAGAGAGGCGGTGGTGGACGGCCCGGACTGCGCACCCATAACTCAGAGGAGGAGAGCCCACTCAGCCCCGTGGGGAAGCCTGTGGGGGTCGGACGAGGCGGTACAGGGGTACCAGTGGACCCCCATGACGTGAGGAACCAGTATGGCTCCAGCCACTCCCTGCCGGATGTCCAGGACCACCACATGAAGGACCTGCCCAGGAGCCACGTGTACAAGCCAGATGACCCATATCTCGTAGACGATCAGCACGCTGCTGTGTCGGACAGTGAAG CCTATCATCTGGGTCAGGAGGAGACGGACTGGTTTGAGAAGCCAAGGGAGGCTCGCTCCAACCGCTCCAGACACCATGGGAGCGCAGGGCACATCTCCACTGGTAGACAACAGACCGGCGCCAACGTGAAGCACACCTACCATGACTATGATGAGCCTCCCGAAGAACAGGACCTGTGGCCTCAGGACGAGTACAACAACCAACCTCGCCACCCCTCGTCCACCTCATCATCCCGCGACCACCGTGGTCACCAAGGCAGCAGCGGCGGCAGCTCGGGGAGGCATTGCTCTTCCCGCCACTCCGGCGAGGAGCCTCGGACGTCCAGCCGCTCCTCCAGAACACACCCCAAAGACCAATCCGCCCGCTCTGAGGGCCGTGGATCCTCCTCTAcccagaagaggggaggggaggaaccaCGCTCCTCCCGGGATGTCTACCGGGACCGGGACTCTAGAGACTACTCCTCTCGTGACCTGGCCTCCGGCCACCACCGCGAGGGCACCAGTGGCAGGGGTCAGAAGCCGCCAGGCTCGTCCTCCAGGAGACAGGAAGGGGTTCCTTCTGCAGGGGCCAAGCAGGGTCTGGGGCAACAGCCCCAGGGGGGTCCAGGCGGGCAGCAGCAACAGCCCCAGGGGAGTCCAGGCGGGCAGCAGCAACAGCCCCAGGGGGGTCCAGGCGGGCAGCAGCAACAGCCCCAGGGGGGTCCAGGCGGGCAGCAGCAACAGCCCCAGGGGGGTCCAGGCGGGCAGCAGCAACAGCCCCAGGGGGGTCCAGGCGGGCAGCAGCAACAGCCCCTGTCAGGCAGACATCCTGGATTCCAAGGGCCAGACGGGGGCCAACCGTCCCAGCAGCAGCAACGTacccagcagcagcagcctccacAGCAGAGCCAGCCTTCCCAGACCATAGCCGGGGGCCCTCAGGCCACTCCAGTCACTGCAGGCCCAGGACCCATAGCAGGACCAGGGCCGGCACAACAGCAGGCTAAACCTGGCCAGACTCCGGCACAAGGCCGGCAGCCAGCCGGACCTACCGCAGGCCAGCCAACAACCACAGCC GTGACTTCTGCCACACCTGCATCAGCTATTGGGGTGATGAAACCTGCAGCAACGATTGGGGgggcagcagcagcacagccaccCAAGACAGCTACACCACCCCTCACAGGCATCG GCTCTAAAGCAACCCCCCCTGGAGGGATAGGTAGCCGGCCTGGTGGGATCGGCATTGCAGTGGCAGGTCAGCCCCCAGCAGAGGGCGTCAACGTTCTCACCAATATCCTGGGAGGGGCGGGAGGCGCAGCTGAACAGGCGGGGAAACTGGGAGATG CTATTTCTGGCCTCGGGAAGAAGTTCACTTCATTTTGGTGA